Sequence from the Bremerella volcania genome:
GACCTCGCGGCCACGCCGCCTGATTGAGCCCCTCTGGAATCGCTCAATCGGTGTTTCTCTTTCGCCAGAGAACCGCCTCTCGGTTCCTCCATTCATCCTTGCAATGCACCCTGTCTATCCGTGCGCCTAGGGAGTTCACCGGCGCGTCACGGACGAATCACGACACCCCTGCGCGTGTTGGAAAGCGACGGACCTGCAGGTGGGTCGGGAGATGCGTATCCATGAAATGGACCCCTGACACAACCCTCACCGATTTTTATGAGCTGTGCTACCGCCGTCAAAAGCATGCCGGCAAGTCGCCCAATACGGTCACCGACTATCGCGTTGCCATTCGGCGGTACCGTGCCTACTTCGAAGCCGCCGGCCAGTCGATCGAACCAAAATTGTCGCACCTGACGGACGACTACCTGTCCGACTTCCAAGCCTGGTATGTCGACGACCTCGATCGAGCGCCGGAGACGCCGAACAAATACGCTCGCAACATTAAGGCGATATGGCGATACGCGAAACGCAAGGGAGCAATCGATTACCTGCCCGATGTCGATCGCCTGCCGACGCCCAAGCACGCCCGCAAAACCTGGACGCCCGCCGAATTTGACCGGCTGTTGACTGCGGCCAGCCAGTTGCCAGGTGATTTTGGCGGCGTGCCGGCTGCCGTCTTCTGGCGAGCGATCATCATGGTCGTCACCAACACGGCCAGCCGCATCAACGCCATCATGCAGCTGAAGGTTTCCGACGTCGATTTCGAACGTGAAAAGATCTCGATCGACCACGACCACACCAAAGACAACGCCGACCATCGGCCTCCGCTATTGCCGGTCACGGCTGAAGCGATCCGGCAACTGCTGGCGTGTCGGCCGGCGAAACGCAGCGATCGCCTGTTTGCCTGCTGGCCGTACGACGAGCATGCCGACCGCAACTGGGATACGCTCCGCGATCACTACAAAAAGCTGCTCGCTCAGGCGGAGTTACCGGCCAGCCGTAAGTTTTTGTTTCACTGCCTCCGCGCGTACAC
This genomic interval carries:
- a CDS encoding tyrosine-type recombinase/integrase yields the protein MKWTPDTTLTDFYELCYRRQKHAGKSPNTVTDYRVAIRRYRAYFEAAGQSIEPKLSHLTDDYLSDFQAWYVDDLDRAPETPNKYARNIKAIWRYAKRKGAIDYLPDVDRLPTPKHARKTWTPAEFDRLLTAASQLPGDFGGVPAAVFWRAIIMVVTNTASRINAIMQLKVSDVDFEREKISIDHDHTKDNADHRPPLLPVTAEAIRQLLACRPAKRSDRLFACWPYDEHADRNWDTLRDHYKKLLAQAELPASRKFLFHCLRAYTLTRIAAKYGIEAARQFVKHSSLSVTMAYIDFDQIEGTVDIKQVFPEFSGTRPPTPPAPGGPQLRVFRGDAAAG